The following proteins are co-located in the Candidatus Competibacteraceae bacterium genome:
- a CDS encoding IS4 family transposase: protein MLHHHFHWNRARISCIVYLIIGIIQMGTVNLAKIAVTFPGRAQPASHYKRLQRLFCQFSLDLNQVARFIASLIPVLQFKLTLDRTNWKYGDVNINYLVLGVVYRGSAFPILWVALDKKGNSNTQERIALMNRFLTIFGPQMIACLFADREFIGIQWFGYLIENQIKFVIRIKKNTQISNSRGVPVSAENLFRGLPRGSALVLSGQRTVWGHSLYVIGLKMANGEFVILATQEQPETALENYKERWPIETLFICLKTRGFDLESTHITDPQRLEKWMAFLAIAFSWAHIIGEWRHEIKPIKIKKHGRPTQSLFRYGLDYLRSCLFHHQESARQYAFHQALESLFKRLGSSPQNRCFLPLTNTPPGRILT, encoded by the coding sequence ATGCTTCATCATCATTTTCACTGGAACCGAGCGCGTATCTCTTGCATCGTCTATTTAATTATCGGAATCATCCAGATGGGAACGGTCAATCTCGCAAAGATTGCTGTCACCTTTCCTGGGCGTGCGCAACCGGCCTCTCATTACAAACGCCTTCAACGACTTTTTTGTCAATTTTCTCTAGATCTGAATCAAGTCGCCCGGTTCATTGCCAGTCTCATTCCTGTGCTTCAGTTCAAATTGACACTCGATAGAACCAATTGGAAATATGGTGATGTCAATATCAATTACCTTGTTTTAGGAGTCGTCTATCGCGGATCTGCTTTTCCTATACTATGGGTTGCTTTAGATAAAAAAGGCAACTCAAATACCCAAGAAAGAATAGCATTAATGAATCGATTCCTTACGATTTTCGGCCCGCAAATGATCGCCTGCTTGTTTGCGGATCGCGAGTTTATTGGGATTCAATGGTTTGGTTATCTTATTGAAAATCAAATTAAATTCGTAATACGCATCAAAAAGAATACGCAAATCTCTAACTCCCGAGGGGTCCCCGTCTCCGCCGAAAATCTTTTTCGAGGCCTACCCCGTGGCAGCGCTCTGGTTTTATCGGGCCAACGAACCGTGTGGGGGCACTCTCTTTATGTGATTGGTCTGAAAATGGCCAACGGTGAATTCGTTATTCTCGCAACGCAAGAACAACCGGAAACCGCGTTGGAAAATTATAAGGAACGCTGGCCGATCGAAACGCTTTTCATTTGCTTAAAAACTCGGGGATTCGATCTGGAATCCACCCATATAACTGACCCCCAGCGACTTGAAAAATGGATGGCTTTTCTCGCTATTGCATTTAGTTGGGCGCATATCATTGGTGAATGGCGCCATGAAATTAAACCGATCAAGATCAAAAAACATGGCCGTCCCACCCAAAGTCTTTTTCGCTATGGATTAGATTATTTGAGAAGTTGTTTATTTCATCACCAAGAATCCGCCCGGCAATACGCTTTTCATCAGGCACTGGAGTCGCTCTTTAAACGGTTGGGATCGAGCCCTCAAAATCGCTGTTTTCTACCTCTAACCAATACGCCACCCGGCAGAATTTTAACGTAA
- a CDS encoding flippase-like domain-containing protein has protein sequence MGFARPVDAGILPLFQADAMSSHHRRALTLSIALAALLYLGFVLFADRAAVFAALRRVGLPVLLAIFALSLLNYLLRFWRWQRYIAAFGHALPWWRHFLYYLAGFTLTVTPGKAGEAVRSLYLHGHGVSYAQSLAALFVERLLDVLAMSLLALLILLARPDYAGLVAVAWMLTLGLGWLATRAWLPEKLRAWGQNHRHGHQFDRLARLLDSAAVLLRPGYFLFGLGLGVLSWGLEGLSLYLIARNVGVGVDVETGIGIYAIAVLAGALSFLPGGLGGAEAVMGMLLVAFGADGPAAVAITLLCRIATLWFAVALGGLAVGVLGIGGKRPEVLCRPEKTRV, from the coding sequence TTGGGCTTCGCCAGACCGGTGGATGCCGGCATCCTGCCGCTGTTTCAAGCTGACGCCATGTCCTCCCATCATCGTCGCGCCCTGACCCTGAGCATCGCCTTGGCTGCGCTGCTGTATCTGGGTTTCGTACTGTTCGCCGACCGCGCCGCTGTATTCGCCGCCTTGCGGCGGGTCGGACTGCCGGTGCTACTGGCGATCTTTGCCCTGTCGCTGCTCAACTATCTGCTGCGCTTCTGGCGCTGGCAGCGCTACATTGCCGCGTTCGGCCACGCCCTGCCATGGTGGCGACATTTCCTCTACTATCTGGCGGGCTTTACCCTGACTGTGACGCCAGGCAAGGCCGGCGAGGCGGTGCGGTCGCTGTATTTGCACGGCCATGGCGTGAGCTATGCCCAGAGCCTGGCAGCGCTGTTCGTCGAGCGGTTGCTGGACGTGCTGGCGATGAGCCTGCTGGCGTTGCTGATTCTATTGGCCCGGCCCGATTACGCCGGGCTGGTGGCGGTGGCCTGGATGCTGACGCTGGGGCTGGGCTGGCTGGCTACCCGCGCATGGCTACCGGAAAAATTGCGGGCATGGGGACAGAATCATCGCCATGGTCATCAGTTCGACCGGCTGGCGCGCTTGCTCGATTCGGCGGCGGTACTGTTGCGACCGGGTTACTTTCTATTCGGATTAGGATTGGGTGTGCTGTCCTGGGGGCTGGAAGGATTATCCTTGTATTTGATTGCTCGGAATGTCGGCGTCGGAGTCGACGTGGAAACGGGCATCGGCATCTACGCTATCGCGGTGCTGGCCGGGGCGCTGTCGTTCCTGCCCGGTGGCTTGGGTGGCGCCGAGGCGGTGATGGGTATGCTGCTGGTGGCCTTCGGCGCGGACGGTCCAGCGGCGGTGGCGATTACGCTGCTGTGCCGGATCGCGACGCTATGGTTCGCGGTGGCGCTGGGCGGGTTAGCGGTCGGGGTGTTGGGCATCGGCGGTAAGCGGCCAGAGGTTCTTTGCAGGCCGGAAAAAACTAGAGTGTGA